Part of the Quercus robur chromosome 5, dhQueRobu3.1, whole genome shotgun sequence genome, gaacccgataatggggccttcccttcttgccatctttggcactgtacccgctaactggacattctgtaccatccgaaggtatgttttgcgagcctttttcgaCGATCCGACCGCggctgttcctccaattatcatccttatttcccctaatgggggccttggtcgctcgttttctcgacgggggtgttgttcttgtgggtgTTGCtccgttctctccttgctgacgaacttcttcagcttcccttgtcggatgagggcttcgatttgttgcttcaagtcgtagcaatcggccgtgtcgtgaccatggtcacgatggAAGCGGAAATacttgtctctggaccttttgttggggtcactcttcagctttcccggaaacgtcagggatccttcgtccttaatctgcattaggacttggtctatcggagcagtcaacggggtgaaacttgtgaaccttgcgCCCATATgttttggacgtctctcctcccttcggtctcccatccttcctttcttccgcccctggtcctgtcggggatcctcttgtctgtctcttttcttagGTCTATCTTCTCAGGCTAAtagtgcgtcttcagcgttcatatacttggtggccctgtaaagtacctccgacatggtctttgggtcgtttttgtatagggaaaacaaaaacttaccccccttcagcccgttcgtgaacgctgccactagtatcttgtcatcggcttcgtcgatcgagagcgcttctttattgaagcgtgatatgtaggcccgtaacgtctcctcctctctctgcttgatgttcattaaacaagccgtggatttcttataccgatgtcctccgatgaagtgcgtagtgaattgagcgctcagctccttgaaggtgccgatggagtttggtgttaatcggctgaaccaaatccttgctgtgccctttagggttgtagggaacgccctgcacataattgcgtctgccactccctgaaggtgcatcagggtcttgaaggtctctagatGATTGAGagggtccttgattccgtcataactatccataactgatgacgtcgaaaatagtcaccaatgggtcacaccgtactcgcgactcgaatcgaacctgcacgacagaagcaatcgaaagaatccttcagagagcaccggtgtggtgccggccaaaggctctccgacggtcaagttagaattcttttgttatacttagagcgttagagggggttaattaaagcgtacctcgatttctgagggtggcaggccttttatagtggcaaagggttgacttttcttcttggtttccaaatcttttccatgtgggattctaatacaaattcctctgagcgtggtgagtaaggatttccatttttggctcttaaggcttttctaggcgatatggacctcggatcatgggcccttactacgTCTGTCAGCAATGGGCCTTCAAAGTCCAGGGGATCATCTTTATACGGGCCCACCAGttccgatccgtcaggcccattaaggtaggcccatcaACTCTATGTTTTACCATCTTCAATTATGCATGTGCTTCGGAAAATCTAGTGGCAGAAGTAAATACTACAGAAGTGAGAATGAATTTTACTTTCGGCTTAAAACAGTtgtcaatattattattttgtgggAATTGAAAGTGCAgataactaaaaatatatacttttctCAGTTATTCATTTGTCTTCCATCAGGTTGACCTCGATCTGGATATGGACGAAGCCTTCGAAATGTTCTATATCCCTCCAACAGGGCCATTAGATTGCAACCTTTTCTCCCCATCAACTTTAACCCCCGTTACTGCTGTTTCATATCCTTCCACAGCTGAAGCTTCTCTTGAAGCACAGTCTATGCCAGCCCCAGCTTCAGTGTTTCCAGAATTAGGCAGTGAAGCTGACAATTATCGCACAAGTTTTCGATGTCTTCCTGAAGAAAAATATGATGGAATAACAACTAAGACTATAGTGCCCATTGAGTACAATGGTTATAACACTTCTGTTGCAAAAAAACAAGTGGCAGAAGTGACATCTGATGTGGTGAGGAAAGAATTAAATTCGagcataaaacaataacatcTTTCTTCCAAGGGTAGTTAACTAGTTAAGTACCTAACTTATTAATTATGTTTCTAACATCAGGCTGATTTTCAGGTGGAGGCAGGCTCAAATATGTTCCCTGACACACCACAGCCACTAGGTTGCGACATGTTATCCCCATTACACTCGAATTTAATTCTTTCCTCACCACATCAGATGCCACTTCTGCCACTATTGGGTCAAACAAAACTCAAATGGAGTATGCCCAATAGTCGACTCGATTCAGTCTGTTTTCAAAGAGTTGTGTCCATTGCCAAACAGTTGCCATATCTTGAGTCCACACCCTTTGGTTGTCTATATAAAGGGGTCAAGAGCCCATTTGTGCATGTGACATAATTTTTCACTTACACGTGGTGTTGTAGAGAACAATACATAGAGAAATATCTCTTTATTTTGCTCATCAATTTCATCAAAGCATTTAGATTGTAAATGCTGTGTGTTTTGTTCTCATAAACAAACATCATTGTTGAGTCTCAATAATACAGATTATGAATATGGGAgactttgattttatttatttttttaacaatagaaAAACCCTCTTTAATAGGATAGTGTGTGGATTGTGGAATGcaaactgtaaggttgaatttaatcaaccatcttgttggttttattccgtgccaaatttacttgtatttccgcatttagtaaccctgtatttaggtgagttttgttgtaagggtagtgagtgagatagagtgattaaatgctcaagagtgtgcaagaaaacagagtcttaCGGCTTGATCTCACGGGTGACTCGCAGCTGCAAGCCACCAGAAGTAGCACAtatgccaagcatgccagaagtcgAAGCGTCATGctaactggagcactacaggacaaaataggacaactggctaTTTTGTTATCGCGTGGCTGgaactcgtgactcagtcaagctgcgagccatccctgttttgaaaaacttgacgtttcacattcttttctcaccctaatataaataccccttatacccacaaatgaaagagagcttccagagagaattttgagagagaaaccctagagtaaaacaagattgattcatctacaatctttacataagagtcttttcaaattcctcaactctcttcctctccattgtcaaatccttgagaggcattttactaaaacctttttctcaccatatccattactgtaaGAGGGCTATTTGGTattctgggaagtagttaggaaggaaccaatttacattggttgatgctatggacaagtagcggaatctggaaagctagaaaagaaataggttcggcgcaacctcgttggagcaagaagtttggagggcttaggtgtactgggtagattaggcttggaggttCTATTGctatccatgtatcccaactacattttctagtggattgtttaccgcttggagggtggcggagaggttttacgccgagggcttcggtttcctcttcgataacatatcgcgtgttgtccttgtgtttgcatcttcctttccttttatctttgccttttattatctgctgtgggttgtgattttaatttggcttagatagttttccaattctgttttataacttttgttcattttctgcacactagttgtttgacataaagtttgaattggttaatttgtaaattgggggtctaaacgttcaagggtgtttttacactatttgaactttcaattggtatcagagcgggtacacttctagtggtttcattaccatagtgtgatccttgactcccttttgagatggatcgatctcaatccctaaatgcacctctatattttgatggtagtaattatgccttttggaaggttcgcatgagagtaTTTTtgtgttccattgatgaatctgtttgggatgctgttgagataggttggaccagacctgaggcagccaaatccacatgggataaggcagcactcgccgcatctaatgctaacagtaaagcattcaatgctattttctgtggtgtgtctccaaatgaatttcacaggatctctcacattaccgttgccaaaaaagcgtgggagatattggagaccacttacgaaggcacgaagaaagtaaaagacaccaagctgTAGATGCTAACCACTTGGTTTGGGGAGTTAAAAATGAGtaaggatgagtcatttgactcTTTTTATAGCAAGTTGAATGAGGTGATTATAAGCAAGTTCAATGTgggagagaaaatggaggattctaaaattgtaaggaagatccttcgatcattgctggaaagttttcgtgccaaattgacagcgattgaagagagcaaagaCCTTTATGACATaaaagtccaggagctggttggttcttttcagacttatgaaatgtcgctgcccaatcaacagaagagtaaatctcttgctcttaagaccattaatgagaaggtggaagaccatgactcatcggaagaagatgtggttgacaaagatgttgcataccttgtaaaaaattttcgaaaattcttgaaattcaagaataatggcaaatttggtgatagaggaaaattccaaagttcaggaagagagaaaagggaatttaaaaagaaagatggaaaagagtCCCAATTTAcaaaggtgtcacttgttttgaatgcaacaagcatagacactttaagaaagaatgtccgaattatttgaaattaaaatgcaaagtgtatgccacggcATTGAGTGACTTggattcatccgactcagattttgaagaaagctgtgatggagaggggaactattcagtttttatgactattgcccatgttgagtcttcagacgagttgaatttgcttgtacgagaacttggagaacatagtgatgaagaatcattgggagttgttgaagaatcatATGCTGAAGAATATGAAAGCacaaccaatcttcaagagaattataactcactcttggagaagtcgggtgagtacataagggtagccaaggcagctgtgagaaaaatgaataagGCAGAGGAgaactataaaagtctcctgaTTCGATATAGGgtggccaaatgtgagatagaaatacTGAACGATGAGTTGTcagaaacttacacaaaagtgagatttcttgagcaagaggttgtgcaagcaaatgccaaaatagagagggtcaccactaaaaagctagatgatgttatttcatctcaaaagagcttttcagacaaatctggACTGGGATATACTAGAGGAAGTAGCACATTTGGCAatatcactaaagaagtgaagtttataaaggccaaagaatcaaTTGATGTTGgccctactgctgagaagcACAAGATAGAGGAGAAAAGGAATGTGGGGAATGAACGGTTGTTGAAACcacgtaatcaatctgtgggcatgTCTGAATCTCGAGCCAAGTCttgtccacgaccacaaagaggtcctggATCGaattatgtgtgtcatcattgcggtCTTCAAGGgtatactcgaccaaattgttaaaagctgagagcaatgaatagtgcaactccttaaaggtcacgaggacctagaaatgataggagaaattgggctgttgaaccatcaagagatcaaagtggtgataccggaatgatggacgtgatgaagatgattggtgctttcACCAACTACTTGGAGAGCTTCACACGAAgatttgaaagccctaactctcgtacccaatcctataaggaaatcaccccaaatgcaagtgacgtgtgggtgaaaaagggtactcatgcataagcattacaacatgtccatgcatcaatatttcctatgctttgtgacagagtttgattgtttgcttattgattatgttggtgtttgtttgtttgtctaatTTTGcatacttttgttcatttttgtttttgatcaatctttttcttcttatgtgtcaaaaatccaaaaatcacataaaaattggaaaattaaaaagtttgatcggCATTGTTAAGTtctgtctcaaaacttgttttggcttgtacctttgtgctaatggctttgtgcattttcgagcgtagcttgtttctttgcactcttatcacggtggaagaaatcttgaaatctatgtgactgttgtaaatagattttcaaacttgtcatgaatgattagtgaatggttatgttgatcttgagacttgcatagacttgtgcctatatatcttcctactttttattttttattttgctaaaaatagctcaccaaatgtaaatctccaaatgaaaagagatattgagctgcaaaaacctatcgcacatactagtattcgactaggaaaaaaaagggaaa contains:
- the LOC126728956 gene encoding uncharacterized protein LOC126728956, with translation MDEAFEMFYIPPTGPLDCNLFSPSTLTPVTAVSYPSTAEASLEAQSMPAPASVFPELGSEADNYRTSFRCLPEEKYDGITTKTIVPIEYNGYNTSVAKKQVAEVTSDVVEAGSNMFPDTPQPLGCDMLSPLHSNLILSSPHQMPLLPLLGQTKLKWSMPNSRLDSVCFQRVVSIAKQLPYLESTPFGCLYKGVKSPFVHVT